Proteins from a genomic interval of Echeneis naucrates chromosome 21, fEcheNa1.1, whole genome shotgun sequence:
- the enox1 gene encoding ecto-NOX disulfide-thiol exchanger 1: protein MASAADGVGGLGAEQNHLSVPVTEHGAWATAMNNLGIMPVGISGQQLVSDTLCLQRFNPSLGLITPINPMMAGISLVPTPPVPPDLPVVKEIIHCKSCTLFPQNPSCPPPSTRERPPGCKTVFVGGLPENATEEIIREVFDPCGEVTALRKSKKNFCHIRFTEEFMVDKAIYLSGYRMRIGSSTDKKDSGRIHVDFAQARDDLYEWECKQRLLAREERHRRKIHEDRLRPPSPPPIVHYSEHEAGQLAERLKDDHKFSDATAVLFTWIDRGEVNRRTANHFYSMIQSANSHVRRLMSEKAQHEEEMERAKEAFKNALLAILTQFEQITAVFTAASRQKAWDHFSKAQRKNIDIWRKQCEELRNAHSEEIMGIRREEEMEMSDDDLDQSPCKRSRAEENGVCDQTQSSLREENDSLRCQLDSYRSEVELLRAEPSRADDLAHTQTHKHTHSPEAQIQLLQQSMLSMQQQLLTLQEKLTSKEAELEQAREEHRYLEGEVLALRDKLLSSPGESLEATNGELHDKGINGCVPSSCHSRERRSDVIMRGGVASEKDALLLGIISTFLHVHPFGANLEYLWSYIQRLDSKVSAGELERLMVRLPSMFRQELSGVGATLEKRWKFCGFDSLGSA from the exons ATGGCCAGTG cagctgatggtgtTGGGGGTCTGGGAGCTGAGCAGAACCACCTGAGTGTCCCCGTCACTGAACATGGCGCCTGGGCCACGGCCATGAACAACCTGGGCATCATGCCGGTGGGCATCAGCGGGCAGCAGCTGGTGTCAG ACACTCTGTGTCTCCAGAGGTTCAACCCCAGCCTGGGTCTCATCACGCCCATCAACCCCATGATGGCAGGAATCAGCCTGGTCCCTACTCCCCCCGTCCCCCCTGACCTGCCGGTCGTCAAGGAGATTATCCACTGCAAGAGCTGCACCCTGTTCCCACAAAACCCCAg ctgcccccccccttcAACACGAGAGCGCCCCCCCGGCTGTAAGACTGTGTTTGTTGGCGGTCTGCCAGAGAATGCCACGGAGGAGATCATCAGGGAGGTGTTCGATCCCTGTGGGGAGGTGACCGCCCTCCGCAAGAGCAAGAAGAACTTCTGCCACATTCGCTTCACGGAGGAGTTCATGGTGGACAAGGCCATTTACCTgtcag GGTATCGGATGCGTATTGGGTCCAGCACGGATAAAAAGGACTCTGGGAGGATCCACGTGGACTTCGCTCAGGCCAGAGACGACCTGTATGAGTGGGAGTGTAAGCAGCGCCTGCTGGCCAGAGAGGAGAGACACCGCCGCAAGATCCACGAGGACCGTCTGCGCCCACCGTCGCCCCCACCCATCGTCCACTACTCCGAACATGAGGCGGGGCAGCTGGCAGAGAGACTGAAAG ACGACCATAAGTTCAGTGACGCCACGGCGGTGCTGTTCACCTGGATCGACCGGGGTGAGGTCAACCGCCGCACCGCCAACCACTTCTACTCCATGATCCAGTCGGCCAACAGCCACGTTCGGCGGCTGATGAGCGAGAAGGCTCAACACGAGGAGGAGATGGAGCGCGCCAAGGAGGCCTTCAAGAACGCCCTGCTCGCCATCTTAACACAGT TCGAGCAGATCACCGCCGTTTTCACCGCCGCCTCCAGACAAAAGGCCTGGGACCATTTCTCTAAAGCTCAACGCAAGAACATTGACATTTGGAGAAAGCAGTGTGAG GAGCTGAGGAATGCTCACAGTGAGGAAATCATGGGAATCAGAcgagaggaggagatggagatgtCTGATGATGACCTGGACCAGAGCCCCTGTAAGAGGAGCCGCGCAGAGGAGAACG GAGTGTGCGATCAGACGCAGTCGTCCCTGCGGGAAGAGAATGACTCCCTCCGCTGCCAGCTGGACTCCTACAGGAGTGAGGTGGAGCTGCTGAGGGCGGAGCCAAGCAGAGCTGATGacctcgcacacacacagacacacaaacacacacacagtccagagGCTCAGATCCAGCTGCTGCAACAGAGCATGCTCAGCATGCAGCAA CAACTGCTGACTTTGCAGGAGAAGCTGACCAGTAAAGAGGCGGAGCTTGAGCAGGCAAGGGAGGAGCATCGCTACCTGGAGGGGGAGGTGCTTGCCCTCCGAGACAAG tTGCTGTCCAGTCCTGGGGAGTCTCTTGAAGCGACCAACGGTGAACTACATGACAAA ggGATCAATGGATGTGTTCCTTCatcatgtcacagcagagagaggaggagtgatgtcatcatgagAGGGGGCGTGGCATCAGAAAAAGACGCTTTGCTTCTGG GCATCATATCAACCTTCCTCCACGTTCATCCGTTTGGAGCCAACCTGGAGTACCTGTGGTCCTACATTCAGAGACTGGATTCAAAG GTGTCAGCAGGCGAGCTGGAACGTCTCATGGTCCGTCTGCCCAGCATGTTCAGGCAGGAACTGAGCGGCGTCGGTGCCACCCTGGAGAAACGTTGGAAGTTCTGCGGTTTCGACAGTCTGGGCTCAGCGTGA